In Scatophagus argus isolate fScaArg1 chromosome 3, fScaArg1.pri, whole genome shotgun sequence, the genomic stretch CATGAACATGTTCTATTGGCTGTAAGGCCACATTATCGTTTCTACTGCTTTAAAGTTGTGAATGAAGTTATAATGTACACAACAATGTATAATTTGTgatttgaatgaaaattaaCATGCAATATGCAGCATGCATCTTGATTTATGCGTTTCACTGCAAATTAGTTATCGATCAAAAGTTAAAATTGTGGTCAAATTGAAGAAGGTTTTCATGAATTCATTGTGAGGTCTcttattttgaagtgtttcaccAAGAGTTTCACCAAACATTTATATCTGAAAAGGCTCTATTTCCATTTTAGGGAGCCGAAAATGTGTTAACTTGAAACATGGTTTCAAATCttgctgttaattttttttttttttttttttttttttttactatggCAAATGTTAAGAAATAAGTAAGCAACAGATAAAATGAGGGAAAAACTGTGCTTAGATATTCATTAATTAGCATTTAAAAAACTGGGGAATCGCCCTTTGGACTGCATTGGTGTCATTTGATCACATTCAGTGAGCAACATTAGGTAATAATGAAACTGATATTTACATATTGTTAAATCCTGACTGGGGCACAAGAATATGTGTGACAAGCTCACCAAATTCAACAGAAATGTCTCCAGCTTAAATAAGAAAAACTTTTACAATTTGATTCACTTTTCTGCACAGTATCAGTGACTGTTTAAATGTTGCCATTGAAATGGTGCGTTATCTCATTTGGGAATGAAACTTGTCAGTTCCAGGCGACTCGTTTGGCCTCCCATCGCCTCCGTAGCAGATGCTCGCCCTGCTGCGCCCTGCCTACTACACACAGTCATGTATAATACAGGCTCTGGCAGGAGGCTTTGTTGTTCGTGGAGGTTGTTTATCACACACAAGAGACTGTGCTTAAAACCCGGAATGCCACCCAGAGTGCTCCATTATCATCCCCATCCTGTGTCTCCTCAAAGGACCACCTGTTAGCAACACATGAaagtgtgagagaggaaaacagggcACTGCAGTGCTGAGACGCTCGCTCCCCCTCCATCTTCTCTTTCTCATGACAGGTCTATTCAGGCTGGAGATTTGACGTGGTCGACGCGTGGTGCCTTCTCTTTCTATGGAGGCCTTATGGCTTTCTTTTATGTCTggaaaattaattttttgaaGGGTCATATTGTTTCTCACCTCCTGTTATTATCTCCACCTCAGCTGATTCTATGCTGGCTCTACATCTGCAAACATTTTGAGTGTTAATCCTAAATGAGATACACAGATATGACCAAGAAATTGATagatctgcttttctttcttttgattccTGACATCAAAGAAAAATCTCTTAAATCTTAAAGGAACATTAAAGTAATAGTCCACCAAAATTCTATTTAAGTATTTGCTACTCAAAGGGTAGATTGTGTGGGAGTATTTCTATGAATAAATGGCTTATTAGCTGTCTTGCTTGATTAGTTGAGGAGAACAATAACAGTCCCATGTCTGCACAGTAAATGTGATGTTGGAGCTGAGCAGATTAAATTAGTTTAGAAAGACTGGAAACGGAGAAAACAACGAGCCTACCAATCAAAATAAGGTTCAGgaatcaaaagaagaaaaagcagatcCGCCCAGTTCTTGTTGGTACCTGCATATCTCACTTAGGTTCAACACTGGTATATGAGCTGCCATTTTTTCAGTCAGAAATCAAGCATTTTCCAACTCGGTTACAAACTCTCTCATAGTACTGCTAAATGGTACgctaaaatacatttctgaaaacatttgaggtgAAACATAGGCAATGGAGTACCAGAATCCTGATTCATATCATTTTGCCTAGTTCAGCAGTTTGAACTGAGCCTAGTCCCTTGCCCTGGACAGACTCATTGATCCAATTTGAGGTGGACTCGCTGCGGCATATCCATCATGCACCATATGGCTGGATCTCCATAGAAAATGAATAGAATCTGTCTAGTCTATGGCATCCTTTAGATAATCCTCTATCTACACTGCCTCACCCTACAGTTCAGTTGGTTTTCTTATTAAATGACCCTTTTGGCCATACAGATTCCAGGCCACTTGACAGTATCATCACCTTATGTGTCAAGCAGACAGAGCGTGATCCTGTGTGTTTAGCATGACACGGCtgattgcccccccccccccccactcgGCTCCCTGATGGCCTGTTTGGAGATAAAGGTCTCACCTCAGCAGCCGGCCTCACACTCTTGTTTGCAAACTGCACAGCTGGTCAAACTCCCAGAGGCCAGCTGATGCAGTCTGCCTCTGAATCCCCTAGGACGTAGCCTCACACAGCAAATCTCCCCTTGCATCACCagcatcctctcctccctgcacACACAACCTACTGCCACTGTCTTGTTTTTAGAAACAAGTAGCCTACTGTAAACCCAAGGGTGTTCGTTTTAAACttggtgtgtgtcagtgtgatgaAGGAGCAGAGATCTTAACACCATCCCCCCCAACTCCTCTCCTCACCCACACAGatacaacacatgcacacaccatcagcagcagctcaatCCTTCCTCCCTTACTCCCCCATTGATTTTCTGTATGTCCTGCACCGTCACCGATTGTCTTTTAACACAAAGGAGTTAGCTTCCACAGCACCACAATGGTGTTTTCTCTGTAAGTGGACTGTCTCAGTGTTTAAAAGTGGAcgacaaaacaaatcaaatcatatttaGAAAAAATGCCACGACCTGTCGTCTTACATGACATGACCATTTTTATAATGAAAACAGCTGGTGTTGTCTCATCTGGTGtaatgtgttttgaataaaaatggCAGACAGTTGCACACTTGGTTTGGCTTTGGTTTTTGGTTAGAATATgggaataaaagagaaaaaggtgcTTTCACTCGTAGGCTCAGCACCTTCATTTTATTCACGTATGGACAAAGTGTTGGGCTTTTACTGCAGATACACAGAACCTcatatttcagttcagtcacaCCTCGCAGATATGTTGACTTTTCTAATGAAAGGTACGGTTGGAGGGCTCTTGAGACCTGTGAATAGGCAGCGATGAAGGATGTGTGCTGTGCAGTTTCTCAAATTGAGTAAGGCATGAAGCTACAGGAATGAAGGCTGAGAAGTCATTTCTAAAAAGAAGCACAAGTGTCTGTCCATCTCTTTATCACCTCCACAAACCCAGCAAGGCTAGATAAATGGGCCCACTCAAGAGGCTGAGAGTGGTGTAGTCTGAATTTGTAGGATGGAAGAATGAACACAGCAGGACAGTGGACACATCACAACACCGGAGGACTTATGTGGTTTCAGATAGGGGCTTTAAATGCCTGGGGGTCTAAGTTAGTGAGGGAAGCCTTTTTGAGAATTTTTCAAAATTCTGCTTGTGTCAATTAGGGTTGATGTTTGCTCTCAGTACACAAGTAAAATCTTTTATCCAAAGCTGTAGCTTAACAAGCCACCGACCGGCTATTGACAAAATAATACATACATACCTGAAACGACTACAGCCatgttcatcagtgtttttttttttaactaattaGTTAGCACTGTAAAATGCTCAAAATGACCACCCTAACATGTCGATGTTTAGCAAATAGCTTATTATGGTTACCATGTTCAGTACTGGTCAAATAGATAGGATGGActtatgatgatgatgcaggagGAAAGGATCACTACGCTTACTAGCATTTATACTAATGGAGAAATGAATGTGCGTGTCAAATTCCAATTGAGAAATTTCACCCAAAACTACAAATATTAACCTAATGGTGGCACTATATCAGAGGTCAGAGGATtactgatgtcatttggagTCACCCTCAAGTGTAGACTTCTAGATAGTCATGATTCTGTAAAATTAGAATTGCAAATAGATTTTGAAGTTTTAAAGGAATGCAGCACTGACCGTATTTATTTTGAGAACTAAACCTATGATAAGCTGCTAATTTGCTTAATATTCATTCACACGGGATGGCAGGTAGGTACAGTAAATTCCAGTGACTTCCAGTGCTGTCCCCAACAGGTGTTTTGTTGAGTGTTTTGCTGTCAAATGCTGGAGTACATACTGTGCATGCAAATCAAGAAGTCACTGGATATAGGGCTGTCTCACTGATATTCCATTAATCTGCCAGTTACTGTCTTGATTAATCCACTTACCATTTGATCCATACAATTTtgaaaaatagtgaaaaatgctgttttcttaAGCTCAAAGTGTCTTCTGATTAGTCTGCTGCTGGTCAGCCCAAACCCATAAAATTTTTTTATGACCATATCTGCAAGCCCCcataaaaaagaatatttgattgttgtttttccatgagaaattaattatttatcaataatcaatcaatcGATCAATAATCGAAATAGTTGTTAACTAATTGTTCGGCAGTCTAACAATCAGTTAATTAATTGGCCCTTAAATCTACTTAAAGTTTCTATAAATTTTTTCTAATTACAAGCTGACTGTGTGCAGCTTTAACATGCATTTTGTCTTGCCAACAGGTGGCGTTATCCTTTACAGATAATGGCGGTCTCCTGGAGTCTTTTACTGACGGTCTCGTTTGCGACCCTGGTCCTGTCGCACAGCACTGAGCCTGGAACCCCTCATGGAAAGAGGAGACAGGCACAGACCTCAGCAGGTGGCAGCAACACCCTGCAGCACCCCCTGCAAGGTCTACAGGGCCACCGTCACAACAGGGACCGTGGAGGGCACGGGGGCCAGGGCACCCGCAATGCCAAAGCTGGAGCTGGTCTGCTCTCCCACAGGCCCCTGCACCCCCTGGCCAGGCCTGAGGATGATGGGACAGGCCTGGAGAGTTTGAGCCCAGTGAGACTGGAGATGGGCCCAggcagggacagagaaagagttCGAATGAGTATGAAGAGTCCCTCTCAGGTCCGGGAAAATGACCTTCTGGGGACACGCAAAGGAAAGGGGCATGGACATGGACACCATTTGGAGCACAGGAGACAAGGGAGTCGGCATGACAAGGGGAGGCATGGAAAAGGTGAGTGGCCTGATCCAGACATGGAGAACATAGACTGGGTCAGAATCACCAAGacctcatttcttttttttgttgaaaaactCCAGAACCctagattgattttttttgtattggtttttttttgtttgtttgtttattttgttttttttaaattttgaacaaaaatggTTGCGTGCCTTTTTGTAAACTGTGCATTTTGGAGTCATAGCACATCAGTTTTGGTATAATTATGTGTCTTgatctctgtcctgtctgtctcttcctgaTCCTGACCTGAGCTCAGCTTTTAAAGACAGAGATCAGTTGGAGGATCcaccctccttctcctctgcagcttcCCCCTCCCTCAGAATGACCCCGTCCAGTGAAACCCCTTCCCCCATCGCTGCCGTCTTTGGCTCTGGCTCCTCCATGGTTACCACGGTGATGAACGAGCATCCCCCAACACCCCCGGCCTCCACCAAACCCCAGGTAACCCCAAGGAAACCCAAGTGCTTATTAAAGGCTGCATCTGTTGTGCCTCAGTGTGATCCCAGTGTGTGGGGAGAAATAGAGCGAAAATGGGCCCCATTACTGCCGTTATGCTGCCCCAAACCTCATAGCTCATCTTGGAAATGACACACTCTACGGTGTGCACCTGAAAGCACTGCTTGTGAAAAATATTGTCAAGCGCACCAAACTCACTGGTCGCAGTATGTATGATAAATATGACAGTATTCTATAATAAAACTATGCCTCCGGGACCAAAATCATACAGTTCAGAGTCCGGCAGCACATTTTCTGTAACTGCCTTTATTAGAAACCATGGCAGGACAAAATGTATGTGAGCACAGAGaatggtattttttttgttttgtccagcaCTGGGCACATGCACTGAAAAATCTACAGGAGTGCATGGGGCACCACTCACCACCTGTCACATTCACCCAGCATGATGCTTCAACAGTATGTATAAACAGCAtttataaggaaaaaaaatcacgtcTTCCCGAGCCTCCTTTTATCCTGGAACCATTACAAATGAGGCTCTTCGAGACAAGACGGCACCTGATGTCAATAGATACTGAGCCGGTGCCCACTTAATGAAAGCTTTTACAtttgtcacagctgctgttacTAAAACCCAACAGCTTGTAGGGCATTGTGGGAAATATTTGCTTTAGTTTCCGGATGACAGACTCTGTTTGATTGACAGTTGTTTTGTTAAGGAGTTCTGCTCAAGACAACAAAGTgtagatattttttaaagaatctCTCTCTGCATTATATTTTCGTTAAGTTTTGACTGAAGACATTCTTCTGAacagatttttcatttcaaattattattcCTCACAAGAGCTCAGCAGTAGGACACGTGCTGGGACTACAACTAGTttctcaacagaaaaaaactgtaaactATAAACCAGCCATTGTTTGCTGAAAAGGCGATGTTTTATCTGTTGTCccactgaaatgttgaaaagGGACCCTTTATCTTAGCTTTCAAAACTCAAAACCTCGCTTCATCCTCATTTTTAGCAAGCCTTGGTGGTTTGCAGTTTTGATTTTACAACCACGAAGACATTTCTGTTCTGACATAAAGTTTAAGGGGCCCGACATCATTATCTGATACTACCAATTACAGTAGTGGCAGCAATCAGCATATCCTCCAAATTAAGATCAAAGCTCATAAATGTTACAAAAACAATTCATATGAAAATGTCTGATCAGCCACCTCTATGGTTAAAGGTTAACataaccatccatccattttctataccgcttatctgtcagggtcgcggggttGACATAACcaaattttctttatttacaagATACTGTTTTTTAGGAAAACGTTAACCTGGTCATTTTAGGCGATCAAGCAAACAACCGGTGCTGTCATTTTACTAGTGAGGATAGTCAATGTGCACTGCATTCAGTTTTCAGCAAAATCTCGTGAGGTGCTGACAGCTCTTTTTGGCTTCCCtggtctgtctctgtttgatgTCAGTAGACTGGATTGTCATAGTCTTTGCTATGAGAGCAATCAAAGATTATTGGACCATAGAAGAAAGTACTAACCTTTAATGAACCTTGTTTCAGTGGTACGATCATGTGGCAAGGCTTCTTAATTAATTTTCGATCTTCTGTTGATGGTTTAATGAGCAGCCGAGCACAAGGAGGTAGCCCCCTACAATTAATCTAATTGATATTTCCATTCAGACTCATTTCCTGAGGGTGAAAGGAAACAGGTATGGATCTGTTTCCATGAAGAAGTTGATTCTTATTTTTTGATGGATGTCTTTCTCGGATCAGATATTCCTCAGGAGGCATTTCAAAGTCCTGCTGACCTAATTATACAGTCAagcatttgtattttgttttccactgtgagAGGAAAATGATAGTGGTAATGATTTAATGGTATTTTTGCAGAAGGTTGAGGCTGTGCTATCTACCAGAGACTTTGTTTTACAGCATTGTCATCATACTCTTATCTGACTTTGACTTTCAAGAATCCGTTCCCTCCAAAATTCAGTTGGTTATCTAGTCTCCCCAATACCAACACAAAGTCAGGCAAAGTTTCTTTGTccataaaacatttctgcaacTTCTCAGCAAAATGGCATTGCAGCATTCTcctgaacattttcattttaacattttattctcGGAGGAGTGTCAGTGAAGTGTCTTCTGTGGCTTTAGAGTAagactttgatttttcttttgtgtgggTATAGACAAAAGTTAAATGACtttaacagcagcagtttgcaCCTTGTAAGCTACCAAtggtcagtgtttgtttctttccatCATGGACCAGCTTCTTTTATTAACCTTAATCAAATACATTTAGTTGCCTCAACCAGATAAACTGCATAAGACATTTTTGTACCAGTCACATCAGTTGTTTTGTGAGGAAAAGAGCCTTTTGTTGCTCGAGTATGAGTATTTGTTGGTTTGACAAAAAAATTGGCAACCATGATGAAACCATGGTTGCTGAAATAAATAAGGcaaaaaaatactttcagaataaagaaagaaattactTTGAAAAGTACCTTTCCCTCACAATGCTATGAGGCTTCTACCAAAATCAGTGGTTTATTTGACTGAAACACTGTGTATATTTAAACATCTCGTTGAACTAAATCACACAAACAgtacaggaaaaataaaatgtccacTGAGGACTGCTGATCACTTGCAGACTGCACCAGTGGCCTGCTCTCCTCACACAAAGCCTGTAGTTGTGCGTAATGAACTGTAGATTTCAATCCATATGTCTGTATATTGCATATATATCAACAATATAAATGCTGTGATATATACTTATATACCAGATTGCGGCAGCTGTATTCTCTGTCACCAATCAATTCAATTTTAATGCTCTGCTGCTATCTCTGTTGACTCTGTGAGGGTATTTTATGAACCAATGAAGCAGCTCATACTGCTACTCACTGCAACACAAATCGATTGGCTGAACACCCTGAATGTGTTTACTTGCCATACTGATAGAAAAAAATCGACAAATCAAACCATGGTCATATACTGCTGACTGACGTGACAGACCTGATCTCTCCAATGTATTCTCTACAGGAGCTCATATGCTGGATCGTGTTCAAGTTAAGGCTAATTTTTAATGCACAACTTAATATTCTGATCACAATTGTATTTGAATCCATAAATAAAGAAGATGCTTTAAATATTACCATGGAAGCAGACCTTGACACAGCATGCTGAAAATGACTGGAGATGGGTTTAGGTGTTTACAGATTTGCATGTCTGAGCTGTTCTGTTACAGAGTGGGAGTTAAGCCCTATGCTCCCACTGAAATGAAGAGTTAGTTATGAAATGTAAGATGCCCCTTCAAGCtatgtttgcttttttacaGAGGtctggaagaagaaaaggacaagATGAGGTGATGCCAACGCTGGACATGGCACTCTTTGACTGGACAGACTATGAAGACTTGAAACCCGTGGACACCTGGCCGTCTTCCAGGGAAAAAGGTTAGCCATTAGCTTTAATTGTGAGTGTGGGGTTGTAAAATGTTCTGATTTGTAAAGCCTTTTTTGGTGGAAATTATCCacattaaactaaactaaccaACTAACCAAAATAATGGACAAATTGAAATTGGAAAAGTTTGACCCGATGATGGTGCTAGATGAATATGGGATTGAGGTTATTGCAAGAAATTCTTAGAGCAATTCCTCCAACagttattttaataaataaaaatgtcaaccttATAGTGACACTTGAGAAAAAAGTCAGGTGATCACCAAAATAATCACTATTCATTCTGTGGACTAAAATGTCTATCTAAAATCTGGTGGCATTCCttccagtagttgttgagatattttatcAAGTAGCtgaaaaaatattcagactGTCAATGCTTAAAGGAAAATTCAGATGATCTCCATCATAATTAGAATTTATTCTGCAGGAAGAGCTGTAGCAGATTTCATGGTGATATACCTTACCACAAAAGTCAAGCTCATGGTATCACTAGAGGAAAAATCAGGACATAACCAAAGTGGATTTACCTTCTGGGGACCATGATCATGAGAATTCCTCCAATATTAGTAGAGGTATAGAGGTAGAGAGGTGTGGACCaactgacagactgaaagacagaTAGACATTGTCATCCCTAGAGCCATACAAGTGAGACACTTACTGACACTTTCTTTGAACTGAACACAGATgtcaaataaagtgaaataagtgCAGCTGTGAGTTTAAATCATTTGCTTTAATAGCACATTAATCTCACTTTCTATGAAACTACAGTAAGTAGCCAATGATGGCTGGAATGTCCATAGAACTACACAGTGACTTTTTCATTGCCTCCTACTATATATTcagtatattttcattttattttacttgctGGGGATTAAGTAGTAACCTATATTTAACCtgtgttaaatataaatatttatatttattgtgttGTATGAATTCAGTAAATAGGTTTTTGTCTATGGCCTTATACAAATATAAAAGACTTCActagaaaataataacatttctttttcctgctgcagaCAAGAAACGGAGTAAGAACCTCAGTAGTGGAAATGTGACTGTAGACGCCGATGCCATTGAGCCGTGTGACCACCACCTGGACTGTCTCCCAGGTCAGTGTACATCATAGATGTCAGTCTGGACCACAATACAGCTCTGAGATGCTTCAAAATACTGAAGATTTAAGGTCAATTTATGCAACTATTTTTCTTATGAAGTATAATAATGACAACACCTTTCCAGAAATCATATAGTGTGGTATGAATAGATTCTCATATATAAAACTCATATTTAACATTGAACATGAAAGAATTTATTTGTCACAGTTCCTTCT encodes the following:
- the draxina gene encoding draxin isoform X2, translating into MAVSWSLLLTVSFATLVLSHSTEPGTPHGKRRQAQTSAGGSNTLQHPLQGLQGHRHNRDRGGHGGQGTRNAKAGAGLLSHRPLHPLARPEDDGTGLESLSPVRLEMGPGRDRERVRMSMKSPSQVRENDLLGTRKGKGHGHGHHLEHRRQGSRHDKGRHGKAFKDRDQLEDPPSFSSAASPSLRMTPSSETPSPIAAVFGSGSSMVTTVMNEHPPTPPASTKPQRSGRRKGQDEVMPTLDMALFDWTDYEDLKPVDTWPSSREKDKKRSKNLSSGNVTVDADAIEPCDHHLDCLPGCCCDEREHECKPHNRGLNNKCYDDCMCEEGFRCYAKFHRKRRVTRRRGRCVVPETVSSDQGGFITI
- the draxina gene encoding draxin isoform X1, giving the protein MAVSWSLLLTVSFATLVLSHSTEPGTPHGKRRQAQTSAGGSNTLQHPLQGLQGHRHNRDRGGHGGQGTRNAKAGAGLLSHRPLHPLARPEDDGTGLESLSPVRLEMGPGRDRERVRMSMKSPSQVRENDLLGTRKGKGHGHGHHLEHRRQGSRHDKGRHGKGSLPDPDLSSAFKDRDQLEDPPSFSSAASPSLRMTPSSETPSPIAAVFGSGSSMVTTVMNEHPPTPPASTKPQRSGRRKGQDEVMPTLDMALFDWTDYEDLKPVDTWPSSREKDKKRSKNLSSGNVTVDADAIEPCDHHLDCLPGCCCDEREHECKPHNRGLNNKCYDDCMCEEGFRCYAKFHRKRRVTRRRGRCVVPETVSSDQGGFITI